Proteins found in one Amycolatopsis umgeniensis genomic segment:
- a CDS encoding TetR/AcrR family transcriptional regulator yields MVTNPRRERDRSQREQLIVTTAREIAEEEGWDAVTTRRLAAKIEYSQPVLYSHFSGKGAIMAAAALEGCTEMAADLRRGAGTAEDSRGALLRLAGNYFDFADRKPALYDAIFTLATELTFASPDSPAPLRDAFGALLECAGPAAGDHDPALYTETFWAALHGLVTLERSRRLPAHARAERIGMLVDRFAVGG; encoded by the coding sequence ATGGTCACAAACCCCCGCCGCGAGCGAGACCGCTCGCAACGCGAACAGCTGATCGTCACCACCGCTCGCGAGATCGCCGAGGAAGAAGGCTGGGACGCGGTCACCACGCGGCGGCTCGCGGCGAAGATCGAGTACAGCCAGCCGGTGCTCTACAGCCACTTCTCCGGCAAGGGCGCGATCATGGCGGCCGCGGCGCTCGAGGGATGCACCGAAATGGCCGCCGACCTGCGGCGGGGAGCCGGTACGGCGGAGGACTCGCGGGGCGCCCTGCTGCGGCTGGCCGGGAACTACTTCGACTTCGCCGACCGCAAACCCGCGCTCTACGACGCGATCTTCACTCTCGCCACCGAACTGACCTTCGCCAGTCCGGACAGTCCCGCCCCGCTGCGGGACGCTTTCGGCGCCTTGCTCGAATGCGCGGGCCCCGCGGCGGGCGACCACGACCCCGCCCTCTACACCGAGACCTTTTGGGCGGCCCTGCACGGCCTGGTCACCCTCGAACGCAGCCGGCGGCTGCCCGCGCACGCGCGTGCGGAGCGGATCGGCATGCTCGTCGACCGGTTCGCCGTGGGCGGCTGA
- a CDS encoding DUF4267 domain-containing protein, whose product MTRIKIAYILSIALALFVLYFGSGYVFFPETQTGGFGLPVMPQKGDPILAVKGVRDIGTALVVVALLLFRNVRALGRALLALAFIPFGDMLIVLTHNGSVGAAFGIHGATAAFMVLISALFLIRPAQNGQ is encoded by the coding sequence ATGACCCGCATCAAGATCGCCTACATCCTGTCCATCGCCCTCGCGCTCTTCGTCCTTTACTTCGGCAGCGGTTACGTGTTCTTCCCGGAGACCCAGACGGGTGGCTTCGGCCTGCCGGTCATGCCGCAGAAGGGCGATCCGATCCTCGCGGTCAAGGGCGTCCGGGACATCGGCACGGCGCTCGTGGTCGTCGCGCTGCTCCTGTTCCGGAACGTCCGCGCGCTGGGCCGGGCGCTCCTCGCGCTGGCGTTCATCCCGTTCGGCGACATGCTGATCGTGTTGACCCACAACGGTTCCGTCGGCGCCGCGTTCGGCATCCACGGCGCGACGGCCGCCTTCATGGTGCTGATCTCCGCGTTGTTCCTGATCCGCCCCGCGCAAAACGGACAGTGA
- a CDS encoding TrkA C-terminal domain-containing protein, which produces MNVEVTPLPGIGVRKDFATRNGRRVGVVTHRDGHVELIVSKTDDPDACLASLPLTTDEAGALANLLGAPQLVAQLTEEHRDLPGINTKQLPIKGSSPFDGRTLGDTAMRTRTSVSVVAVMRAGQVHPSPTPDFNLTAGDVLVAVGTSEGLEAAVKILKYG; this is translated from the coding sequence GTGAACGTCGAAGTGACCCCGCTCCCTGGCATAGGCGTCCGTAAGGATTTCGCCACCCGCAACGGCCGCCGCGTGGGTGTGGTGACCCATCGCGATGGACACGTCGAGCTGATCGTGTCCAAAACGGACGATCCCGACGCCTGCCTGGCCTCACTTCCGCTCACCACCGACGAGGCGGGCGCGCTGGCGAATCTGCTCGGCGCGCCCCAGCTGGTCGCCCAGCTCACCGAAGAGCACCGGGATCTGCCTGGTATCAACACCAAACAGCTCCCGATCAAGGGCTCGTCCCCCTTCGACGGGCGGACGCTGGGCGACACCGCCATGCGGACGCGCACGAGCGTCTCGGTCGTCGCGGTGATGCGGGCGGGCCAGGTCCACCCCTCCCCCACCCCGGACTTCAACCTCACCGCGGGCGATGTGCTCGTCGCGGTCGGGACGTCCGAAGGGCTCGAAGCCGCCGTCAAGATCCTGAAGTACGGCTGA
- a CDS encoding cation:proton antiporter — MDHTALSLIELGAVFFGLGALGRLAGKIGMSPIPLYLIGGLCFGQGGLIPLGDIGDFTHLASEIGVVLLLLLLGLEYSAAELFTGLKRSWMAGVVDIVLNAAPGAIVALILGWGPIGAIVMAGVTYISSSGIIAKVLGDLGRLGNRETPVVLSILVFEDLVMALYLPILTAVLGGVSFLGGLKAVGISLMVITVVLVIALKFGRYVSAAVDSPDREVFLLKVLGAALLVAGVASAMQVSAAVGAFLLGIAISGSTAENATHMLEPLRDLFAAVFFVVFGLNTNPASIPPVLGWAVVLAVATTLTKVGTGWWAARKQGIGKMGRARAGAALVARGEFSIVIAGLAVAAGAVTGELAALATAYVLLMAILGPTAARIVEPVARALQRRPFGSKSPASQTG; from the coding sequence ATGGATCACACCGCACTGTCCTTGATCGAACTCGGGGCGGTCTTCTTCGGGCTGGGCGCGTTGGGGCGGCTCGCCGGGAAGATCGGGATGTCCCCGATCCCGCTGTACCTGATCGGTGGCCTGTGTTTCGGGCAGGGCGGGCTCATCCCGCTCGGCGACATCGGCGACTTCACCCACCTCGCCAGCGAGATCGGTGTCGTCCTGCTGCTGCTCCTGCTCGGCCTGGAGTACTCGGCCGCCGAACTGTTCACCGGGCTGAAACGCTCGTGGATGGCGGGGGTCGTGGACATCGTGCTCAACGCCGCGCCGGGCGCGATCGTCGCGCTCATCCTCGGCTGGGGGCCGATCGGCGCGATCGTGATGGCGGGCGTCACCTACATCTCGTCGTCCGGGATCATCGCGAAGGTGCTCGGTGACCTCGGCCGGCTCGGTAACCGCGAGACGCCGGTGGTGCTGTCGATCCTGGTGTTCGAAGACCTGGTGATGGCGCTGTACCTGCCGATCCTGACGGCGGTGCTCGGCGGTGTGAGTTTCCTCGGCGGTTTGAAGGCCGTCGGCATCTCGCTGATGGTGATCACGGTGGTCCTGGTGATCGCGCTGAAATTCGGCCGGTACGTCTCCGCGGCGGTGGACAGCCCGGATCGCGAAGTGTTCCTCCTCAAGGTCCTCGGCGCGGCACTGCTGGTCGCGGGGGTCGCCTCGGCGATGCAGGTGTCGGCCGCTGTCGGCGCGTTCCTGCTCGGCATCGCGATCTCGGGCTCGACGGCGGAGAACGCGACGCACATGCTGGAGCCGCTACGAGACCTCTTCGCGGCCGTGTTCTTCGTCGTGTTCGGGCTCAACACGAACCCCGCGTCGATCCCGCCCGTCCTCGGCTGGGCGGTCGTCCTGGCGGTGGCGACCACGCTCACGAAGGTCGGCACCGGCTGGTGGGCCGCGCGGAAGCAGGGCATCGGGAAGATGGGCCGGGCGAGAGCCGGGGCGGCGTTGGTCGCCCGAGGCGAGTTCTCGATCGTCATCGCCGGGCTGGCGGTGGCGGCGGGAGCGGTGACCGGCGAACTCGCGGCCCTCGCGACGGCGTACGTACTCCTGATGGCGATCCTCGGCCCGACGGCCGCGCGGATCGTGGAACCGGTGGCGCGCGCTCTGCAGCGCCGTCCCTTCGGTTCGAAGAGCCCCGCTTCACAGACCGGCTGA
- a CDS encoding Xaa-Pro dipeptidyl-peptidase: MLAGILAVAAAVVAAPQAAAKPRGSEPVYDFAQAVRETAWVDIGLDGDGDGRSDRVAADIIRPKEPAAQGKKVPVIMDASPYYSCCGRGNETELKTYDSAGRPVGFPLYYDNFFVPRGYAVVLVDLAGTNKSRGCTDIGGPSDVNSARKVVDWLNGRANGYTTATGSAKTLASWSTGAVGMIGKSYDGTIANGVAATGVDGLKTIVPIGAISSWYDYYRSDGASLRQGSPAGLAQTVSQRNGGQNCSAANRKLTEGATSNGDYNSFWLDRDHVQSASKVKASVLASHGLGDLNVKMINFGQWWEALNVERKVWLTQAGHVDPFDYRRSAWVDTLHKWFDHYLLGIDNGIEKTPGASVERAPDVWVDQAAWPAGNAVTLRPASGGTPGVGTLGTTAGTGTASFTDSSGQSSNSWAARPTETSSGRVLFSTGALAKDLHVSGTAKVTVTATPSTSTARLSAILVDYGPATIRNYTGPKEGIKNEMTQSCWGSSASGNDACYLNTSADAVSVGLNIISRGWADLANHRSLSQESPLTPGQPYTMTFRLASTDHVVPQGHQLALIIGGTDGSFISGPSQYPKITVDLGKTSLALPVSGAGPAAVPAALPVAPAQIAPGVVSGLERG; encoded by the coding sequence GTGCTGGCAGGGATTCTGGCGGTCGCCGCGGCCGTGGTCGCGGCGCCACAGGCCGCGGCGAAACCGCGCGGCAGCGAACCGGTCTACGACTTCGCCCAGGCCGTCCGCGAGACGGCTTGGGTGGACATCGGTCTCGACGGGGACGGCGACGGCCGCTCCGACCGGGTCGCCGCCGACATCATCCGGCCGAAGGAACCGGCGGCGCAGGGCAAGAAAGTCCCGGTCATCATGGACGCGAGCCCGTACTACTCGTGCTGTGGCCGAGGCAACGAGACCGAACTCAAGACCTACGACTCGGCGGGCAGGCCGGTCGGGTTCCCGCTCTACTACGACAACTTCTTCGTCCCCCGCGGGTACGCCGTGGTCCTGGTGGATCTGGCCGGTACCAACAAGTCCCGCGGCTGCACCGATATCGGCGGGCCTTCGGACGTCAACTCGGCGCGCAAGGTCGTCGACTGGCTGAACGGCCGGGCCAACGGCTACACGACGGCGACCGGCTCGGCCAAGACGCTCGCTTCGTGGTCGACGGGCGCGGTCGGCATGATAGGGAAGTCCTACGACGGCACGATCGCCAACGGCGTCGCCGCGACCGGTGTCGACGGGCTCAAGACCATCGTGCCGATCGGCGCGATCAGTTCCTGGTACGACTACTACCGCTCCGACGGCGCGAGCCTGCGCCAGGGCAGCCCGGCCGGGCTGGCGCAGACGGTCTCCCAGCGCAACGGCGGCCAGAACTGTAGTGCGGCGAACCGGAAGCTCACCGAGGGCGCGACGTCGAACGGCGACTACAACTCGTTCTGGCTCGACAGGGACCACGTGCAGAGCGCCTCGAAGGTGAAGGCCAGCGTGCTCGCGTCGCACGGGCTGGGCGACCTCAACGTCAAGATGATCAACTTCGGGCAGTGGTGGGAAGCACTGAACGTCGAGCGCAAGGTGTGGCTGACGCAGGCCGGGCACGTCGACCCGTTCGACTACCGCCGCTCGGCGTGGGTCGACACCCTGCACAAGTGGTTCGACCACTACCTGCTCGGCATCGACAACGGCATCGAGAAGACACCGGGCGCGAGTGTGGAACGCGCTCCGGACGTTTGGGTGGACCAGGCGGCGTGGCCGGCGGGCAACGCCGTCACCCTGCGCCCCGCGTCCGGCGGCACTCCGGGTGTCGGCACGCTCGGCACGACCGCGGGGACGGGCACGGCATCGTTCACGGACTCCTCAGGCCAGTCCTCGAACAGCTGGGCCGCGCGGCCGACGGAGACCTCGAGCGGACGCGTGCTGTTCAGCACCGGCGCGCTCGCGAAGGACCTCCACGTCTCCGGGACGGCGAAGGTGACAGTGACCGCGACGCCGTCGACGTCCACGGCGCGGCTCTCGGCGATCCTGGTGGACTACGGCCCGGCGACCATCCGGAACTACACCGGGCCCAAGGAAGGCATCAAGAACGAGATGACGCAGTCGTGCTGGGGCTCGAGCGCTTCCGGCAATGACGCCTGCTACCTGAACACGAGCGCCGACGCGGTCTCGGTGGGGCTGAACATCATCAGCCGTGGCTGGGCCGATCTGGCCAACCACCGTTCGCTGAGCCAGGAATCGCCGCTGACGCCGGGGCAGCCGTACACCATGACGTTCCGGCTGGCGAGTACGGATCACGTTGTCCCGCAAGGACATCAGCTCGCGCTGATCATCGGCGGGACGGACGGTTCGTTCATCTCGGGCCCGTCGCAGTACCCGAAGATCACGGTGGACCTCGGCAAGACGTCGCTCGCGCTGCCCGTCTCGGGCGCGGGTCCGGCGGCCGTTCCGGCGGCGCTTCCGGTGGCTCCGGCGCAGATCGCGCCGGGTGTCGTTTCGGGACTCGAGCGCGGCTAG
- a CDS encoding pseudouridine synthase: MTSDAHPDGIRLQKVLSQAGVASRRAAEDLIVRGRVSVDGKVVTELGRRVDPDNSVIHVDGTRVQVREDLVYLVLNKPKGVHSTMSDDRGRPCVGDYLRGRYEETPGIVHVGRLDENTEGLLLLTNDGDLGHRLMHPSFQVLKTYFAEVEGIVPRGLGKELRAGFELPDGIVKVDQFRVKDMLAGRTQIELVIHEGRKHIVRRLMAATGHPVRKLVRTALGDVQLGAQRSGSIRRLNRGEVGSLYRAVDL, translated from the coding sequence ATGACATCTGACGCCCATCCCGACGGCATTCGGCTGCAGAAGGTCCTTTCGCAGGCGGGCGTCGCCTCGCGGCGCGCGGCCGAGGACCTGATCGTGCGCGGTCGCGTGAGCGTGGACGGCAAGGTGGTCACCGAGCTCGGCCGCCGGGTCGATCCGGACAACTCCGTGATCCACGTCGACGGCACCCGCGTCCAGGTCCGCGAGGACCTCGTCTACCTCGTGCTGAACAAGCCCAAGGGCGTGCACAGCACGATGAGCGACGACCGCGGCCGCCCGTGCGTCGGCGACTACCTGCGCGGCCGGTACGAGGAGACGCCCGGCATCGTGCACGTCGGCAGGCTCGACGAGAACACCGAAGGCCTCCTGCTGCTCACCAACGACGGCGACCTCGGCCACCGCTTGATGCACCCGTCGTTCCAGGTGCTGAAGACCTACTTCGCCGAGGTCGAGGGCATCGTCCCGCGCGGGCTCGGCAAGGAGCTGCGGGCGGGCTTCGAGCTGCCGGACGGCATCGTCAAGGTCGACCAGTTCCGGGTCAAGGACATGCTGGCCGGCCGCACCCAGATCGAGCTCGTCATCCACGAGGGTCGCAAGCACATCGTGCGGCGGCTGATGGCGGCCACCGGGCATCCGGTGCGCAAACTGGTCCGGACCGCGCTCGGCGACGTCCAGCTCGGCGCCCAGCGGTCGGGCTCGATCCGGCGGCTCAACCGCGGTGAGGTCGGCTCGCTCTACCGCGCTGTCGATCTGTAA
- the scpB gene encoding SMC-Scp complex subunit ScpB, with protein sequence MSPENTEETANTEASEALETSDGLKAPIAESDEVRDAFVASDEVMGPFSPPEAEAEPEATADEGLVAAGDGDYPDVTSDEVLEAALEALLLVVDSPINEESLAETVGQPESRVTVALRTMSQKFTDRASGIDLRRVGEGWRFYTRDVYAPFVEKLLLDGQRSKLTRAALESLAVIAYRQPVTRARVAAVRGVNVDGVIRTLLARGLIEEMGSDPETTGTLYVTTELFLERLGLSSLADLPPIAPLLPEVDTIDDI encoded by the coding sequence GTGAGCCCCGAGAACACCGAAGAGACCGCGAACACCGAAGCGAGCGAGGCCCTCGAGACCAGTGATGGGCTGAAGGCTCCCATCGCCGAGTCGGATGAGGTGAGGGACGCTTTTGTCGCGTCGGATGAGGTGATGGGCCCCTTCAGCCCGCCGGAGGCCGAAGCGGAGCCGGAGGCGACTGCCGACGAAGGGCTCGTGGCGGCCGGCGACGGGGACTATCCCGACGTCACCTCCGACGAGGTACTCGAGGCGGCCCTCGAAGCGTTGCTGCTGGTCGTGGACTCGCCGATCAACGAGGAATCGCTGGCCGAGACCGTCGGCCAGCCCGAGTCCCGGGTGACCGTCGCGCTGCGCACGATGTCCCAGAAGTTCACCGACCGGGCCAGCGGAATAGACCTGCGCCGAGTCGGCGAAGGGTGGCGGTTCTACACTAGGGACGTCTATGCCCCGTTCGTGGAGAAGCTTCTGCTCGACGGCCAGCGTTCCAAGCTGACGCGAGCCGCGCTGGAGAGCCTCGCCGTGATCGCCTATCGGCAGCCGGTGACCAGGGCCAGGGTCGCCGCCGTCCGAGGTGTGAACGTGGACGGGGTGATCAGGACGCTGCTGGCGCGCGGCCTGATCGAGGAGATGGGGTCCGACCCCGAAACCACTGGCACGCTGTACGTGACGACCGAGCTGTTCCTGGAGCGACTGGGACTGTCGTCCCTGGCCGACCTTCCCCCGATCGCTCCCTTGCTACCCGAAGTGGACACCATCGATGACATCTGA
- a CDS encoding segregation and condensation protein A: MDDPAEAAPSGPEPVERTEADETPAVHETVHGGMVPEGLASEELSTSKFKVNLANFQGPFDLLLQLISQHQLDVTEVALHRVTDDFIAYTRALGTEWNLDETTEFLVIAATLLDLKAARLLPAAEVESEDDLALLEARDLLFARVLQYRAYKQVAALFGELEAGALRRYPRSVALEDRFMGLLPEVMLGVDPAKFAEIAVAVFRPKPPPTVSIAHIHMGRVSVREHAALLRLKLAERGEATFSELVEDCEHTVEIVARFLALLELYREATVQFEQLEALAELHVRWTGGSVAEASVAAEHDRAVVEDEEYG; the protein is encoded by the coding sequence ATGGACGACCCGGCCGAGGCTGCTCCCAGCGGCCCAGAGCCGGTCGAGCGGACAGAAGCAGACGAGACCCCCGCCGTGCACGAGACCGTGCACGGCGGGATGGTTCCCGAAGGACTGGCCAGCGAAGAGCTGAGCACGTCCAAGTTCAAGGTGAACCTGGCGAACTTCCAGGGCCCCTTCGACCTGCTGCTCCAACTGATCTCGCAGCACCAGCTCGACGTCACCGAGGTCGCGCTGCACCGGGTCACGGACGATTTCATCGCCTACACCCGCGCGCTCGGCACGGAATGGAATCTCGACGAGACGACCGAGTTCCTGGTCATCGCGGCGACCCTGCTCGACCTCAAGGCGGCGCGGCTGCTGCCCGCCGCCGAGGTGGAGAGCGAAGACGACCTCGCCCTGCTCGAAGCACGGGACCTGCTGTTCGCGCGCGTGCTGCAGTACCGCGCGTACAAGCAGGTCGCGGCGCTGTTCGGGGAGCTGGAGGCCGGCGCGCTGCGGCGCTATCCGCGGTCGGTCGCGCTCGAAGACCGGTTCATGGGGCTGCTACCCGAGGTGATGCTCGGCGTCGACCCGGCGAAGTTCGCCGAGATCGCCGTCGCGGTCTTCCGGCCGAAGCCGCCGCCGACGGTGTCGATCGCGCATATCCACATGGGCCGGGTCTCGGTCCGCGAGCACGCCGCGCTGCTGCGGCTCAAGCTGGCGGAACGAGGCGAAGCGACCTTCAGCGAGCTCGTCGAGGACTGCGAACACACCGTCGAGATCGTGGCGAGGTTCCTCGCGCTGCTGGAGCTGTACCGCGAGGCGACGGTCCAGTTCGAGCAGCTCGAGGCGCTCGCCGAACTGCACGTGCGCTGGACCGGCGGGTCCGTGGCGGAGGCGTCGGTGGCGGCCGAACACGATCGGGCCGTCGTCGAGGACGAGGAGTACGGGTGA
- a CDS encoding cobyrinic acid a,c-diamide synthase produces MSRRASLPGASELFRITSSPALDLPPAPEQPAPSTGNGNGNGSGDESGQAHKEQLARAARSGSGRTKHDAKITVYVSGDELLAMEQARLNLRAKHGLVLDRGRLVREAVAVLLADFDAAGEESVLVQRLRAGSEDGKETES; encoded by the coding sequence GTGAGCAGGCGAGCTTCCCTGCCCGGAGCGTCCGAACTGTTCAGGATCACCTCCAGCCCCGCCCTCGATCTCCCGCCCGCGCCCGAACAGCCCGCCCCCTCGACGGGGAACGGCAACGGGAACGGTTCCGGGGACGAGTCGGGGCAAGCGCACAAGGAACAGCTGGCCAGGGCCGCGCGCAGCGGTTCGGGCCGGACCAAGCACGACGCGAAGATCACCGTCTACGTCTCCGGCGACGAACTGCTGGCGATGGAACAGGCCAGGCTGAACCTCCGGGCGAAGCACGGGCTCGTACTCGACCGCGGCAGGCTGGTCCGCGAGGCGGTGGCCGTCCTGCTGGCCGATTTCGACGCGGCCGGTGAGGAATCGGTACTCGTCCAGCGATTGCGGGCGGGCAGCGAGGACGGGAAAGAGACCGAGAGCTGA
- a CDS encoding ParA family protein: MSTPNEPAKPSVSAGSAAASLHQVTIATPAEHDGDEPSEDTISSRGRKAKRAKETKQQEREREGIGPTGRPYREIPEPRPLERHGPALVMAMCNQKGGVGKTTSTINLGAALAECGRRVLLVDFDPQGALSVGLGIQPHELDQTVYNVIMERSVSITDVIRKTRVDGVDLLPSNIDLSAAEVQLVAEVGREHTLLRVLRPVMNDYDYVLVDCQPSLGLLTVNALTAADGVIIPLECEFFSLRGVALLIDTIEKVQERLNPKLDITGILATMYDPRTLHSKEVMARVVEAFGDTVFDTVINRTVRFPETTVAGEPITTWAPKSAGAAAYRALAREVIAR, translated from the coding sequence ATGTCGACACCGAACGAGCCGGCGAAGCCGTCCGTGTCCGCCGGTTCGGCCGCGGCGAGCCTCCACCAGGTGACCATCGCAACCCCCGCCGAACACGACGGCGACGAACCGTCGGAGGACACGATCTCTTCTCGCGGCCGCAAGGCCAAGCGCGCCAAGGAAACCAAGCAGCAAGAACGCGAGAGGGAAGGCATCGGCCCGACAGGCCGCCCGTACCGCGAGATCCCCGAACCGCGGCCACTGGAGCGGCACGGCCCCGCACTGGTGATGGCCATGTGCAATCAGAAGGGCGGCGTCGGCAAGACCACGTCGACCATCAACCTCGGTGCGGCCCTCGCCGAATGCGGCCGCCGGGTGCTGCTGGTCGACTTCGACCCCCAGGGCGCGCTTTCGGTCGGCCTCGGCATTCAGCCGCACGAACTGGACCAGACGGTCTACAACGTCATCATGGAGCGGTCGGTCAGCATCACCGACGTCATCCGGAAGACCCGCGTCGACGGCGTCGACCTGCTGCCGAGCAACATCGACCTGTCCGCGGCCGAGGTCCAGTTGGTCGCAGAGGTAGGGCGCGAACACACTTTGTTACGGGTCCTTCGACCGGTCATGAACGACTACGACTATGTTCTTGTCGACTGCCAGCCCTCGCTAGGCCTGTTGACGGTGAACGCACTGACCGCCGCGGACGGTGTGATCATCCCTCTGGAGTGCGAGTTCTTCAGTCTGCGAGGCGTAGCGCTCCTGATCGACACCATCGAGAAGGTGCAGGAACGCCTCAACCCCAAACTGGACATCACCGGGATTCTCGCCACCATGTACGACCCGAGAACCCTGCACTCGAAGGAGGTCATGGCGAGAGTGGTGGAGGCATTCGGCGACACCGTGTTCGACACGGTGATCAACCGCACCGTGCGGTTCCCCGAGACGACGGTCGCGGGCGAGCCGATCACGACCTGGGCTCCCAAATCAGCCGGTGCGGCGGCTTATCGCGCACTGGCCCGCGAGGTGATCGCTCGGTGA
- the xerD gene encoding site-specific tyrosine recombinase XerD produces MVAAYLDHLVVERGTARNTLDSYSRDLRRYTAYLGGAEVERFTDVTPAHVTSFGAALREGDEEHRPLAASSAARALVAVRGLHKFAHADGITENDPAREVRPPAAAKRLPKALPVDDVLKLLETPPPEGERPLRDRALLELLYSTGARISEAVGLDVDDIDDTERTVLLDGKGGKQRIVPIGRPALEAVHAYLVRARPALALHGRGTPAMFLNARGSRLSRQSAWQVLKDTAESAGITAGVSPHTLRHSFATHLLEGGADVRVVQELLGHASVTTTQVYTLVTVTTLREVYATAHPRALG; encoded by the coding sequence GTGGTCGCCGCTTACCTCGACCATCTGGTGGTCGAGCGCGGAACCGCGAGGAACACCCTCGACAGCTACTCCCGCGATCTGCGCCGCTACACCGCGTACCTCGGCGGCGCCGAAGTCGAACGCTTCACCGACGTCACGCCGGCGCATGTCACCTCGTTCGGCGCGGCGCTGCGCGAAGGCGATGAAGAGCATCGGCCGCTGGCCGCGTCCTCGGCGGCCCGCGCGCTCGTCGCGGTGCGAGGTCTGCACAAGTTCGCGCACGCCGACGGCATCACCGAGAACGACCCGGCGCGCGAGGTCCGCCCGCCCGCCGCGGCCAAACGGCTGCCCAAGGCGCTGCCGGTGGACGACGTGCTGAAACTGCTGGAAACCCCACCGCCCGAGGGTGAACGGCCGTTGCGGGACCGGGCGCTGCTGGAACTGCTCTACTCCACCGGCGCGCGGATCTCCGAGGCCGTCGGGCTCGACGTCGACGACATCGACGACACCGAACGGACAGTGCTGCTCGACGGGAAGGGCGGCAAACAGCGCATCGTGCCGATCGGCCGTCCCGCGCTCGAAGCGGTGCACGCGTACCTCGTCCGCGCGCGGCCGGCGCTCGCCCTGCACGGCAGGGGGACACCGGCGATGTTCCTGAACGCCCGCGGCTCCAGGCTTTCCCGGCAGAGCGCGTGGCAGGTTCTCAAGGACACCGCGGAATCCGCGGGCATCACGGCGGGCGTCTCACCGCATACGTTGCGCCATTCCTTCGCCACGCATCTCCTCGAAGGCGGCGCCGACGTCCGCGTCGTGCAGGAACTGCTCGGCCACGCTTCGGTGACCACCACCCAGGTGTACACGCTGGTCACGGTCACCACGCTCCGCGAGGTCTACGCGACAGCACATCCTCGCGCGCTCGGCTAA
- a CDS encoding DUF1707 domain-containing protein — protein sequence MSQHPDPEEMRTGTAEREEAARLLADHYSQGRITPDEYEGRVLAAYEAATVGELRPLFQDLPAPHPSCFAPRFTEPVHVHRQTAAVMPYSPKSKVTAGVLQIVLPFGTGRFYTGHVAIAFAQLAVVVFTCGIGAVWPIIDGIVLLANGGTDPQGRRLSD from the coding sequence ATGTCCCAGCACCCGGACCCGGAGGAGATGCGCACCGGCACCGCCGAGCGCGAGGAGGCGGCGCGGCTGCTCGCCGACCACTACAGCCAGGGGAGGATCACGCCGGACGAATACGAAGGCCGGGTCCTCGCCGCCTACGAAGCCGCGACGGTCGGGGAACTCCGTCCGCTTTTCCAGGACCTGCCCGCACCGCATCCGAGCTGTTTCGCGCCGCGGTTCACCGAGCCGGTCCATGTCCACCGGCAGACGGCCGCGGTCATGCCGTACTCGCCGAAGTCGAAGGTCACCGCCGGGGTGCTGCAGATCGTGCTGCCGTTCGGGACCGGCCGGTTCTACACCGGGCATGTCGCGATCGCGTTCGCCCAGCTGGCGGTCGTGGTGTTCACCTGCGGTATCGGGGCGGTCTGGCCGATCATCGACGGGATCGTCCTGCTGGCGAACGGCGGCACCGATCCGCAGGGCCGCCGCCTCAGCGACTGA
- a CDS encoding NUDIX domain-containing protein, giving the protein MTEPGTHEFTVASTRDVHIGRVVGLRVDDVVMPGGGTARREVVEHLGAVAVVALDSGGAVTLIHQYRHPLGRRLWELPAGLIDKAGEDPVGAAKRELVEEVGLSAGRWETLVDVAASPGFTDEVVRVYLARELSEVDREILGEEEADLVMRKFPLDEAVRMALAGELVNGATVGGVLAAHTVLSGAASTRPSDAPWEDRPTKFASRRP; this is encoded by the coding sequence GTGACCGAGCCCGGCACGCACGAGTTCACCGTCGCGTCCACAAGGGACGTCCACATCGGACGTGTCGTGGGGCTGCGGGTCGACGACGTCGTGATGCCCGGCGGCGGCACCGCCCGCCGGGAGGTCGTCGAGCACCTCGGCGCGGTCGCCGTCGTCGCGCTCGACTCCGGCGGCGCGGTCACGCTGATCCACCAGTACCGCCACCCGCTCGGGCGGCGGCTGTGGGAACTGCCCGCCGGCCTGATCGACAAGGCGGGGGAGGACCCCGTCGGAGCGGCGAAACGCGAGCTGGTCGAAGAGGTCGGGCTCAGCGCCGGACGCTGGGAGACCCTCGTCGACGTCGCGGCGTCGCCCGGCTTCACCGACGAGGTCGTCCGCGTCTACCTCGCCCGCGAACTGTCCGAAGTGGACAGGGAGATCCTCGGTGAGGAGGAGGCCGACCTCGTCATGCGGAAGTTCCCGCTCGATGAGGCCGTCCGGATGGCGCTGGCCGGTGAGCTGGTGAACGGGGCCACCGTCGGTGGCGTGCTGGCCGCGCACACGGTGCTTTCGGGCGCCGCCTCGACGCGGCCGTCGGACGCGCCTTGGGAGGACCGGCCGACGAAGTTCGCTTCGCGTCGTCCCTAG